The DNA window CATGACGATATCACCCTGCTTGTCGGCCAGCGTCACCAGCGCCTTCTGCAATTTCGTGATGGCCGAGGCGATGTCGTCCACCGCGTCGCGCGCCCAGAGGCGCAGGTCCAGGGCGACCTGGTCGTTTCGGCTGCGTCCGGTGTGGAGCTTGGCCCCGGCGGCGCCGATGCGGTCGATCAGCGCCTTCTCGATGACCATGTGGATGTCTTCGAGCTCGATACTCATGGGCAGTTGCCGGCCGGCAATGGCCTTGGCGATGCTCTTGAGCCCGCGGCGAATCTGGCGGAACTCGCCCTCGCTGATGAGCCCGACCTCGCTGAGCATCTGAGCGTGGGCAATCGAGCCGACGATATCGTACGGCCACAGGTCGTGGTCGACGTCGAGACTGGCGACGAACTGCGCGGTCACCGCGTCAGCCTGCGCCGTCAGCCGCGCCTGCCAGCTCTTGGAACCGTCCTGCGATTTGTCCTTTTTCGCGGCCATAAGATCGTTCCTTTGCACGGATGGTAAGACCGCGCGCCGCGGGTGTCAATCGTGGCCCCCCCGCCATCGAAACTACCACAGAGACACAGAGACGGATGAGGTGAAAGAGCAGCGTGCAATCTGCCGGGTGCCGTGGCGCGCAGGGCCGCAGGCCCGGAGAGCCACGATCCCCGGGGGCTAGCGCCAGTCGTGGCTGTCGGCCTGAAGGCCTCCCGCCACGGCACCCCTTAGCTTCTTTCTCCAATCTTTCCTCAGCGTCCTCAGCGACCTCTGCGGCTAGCACCCGGTTTCCGGTTGGAAATTCCCGCCTCGCTTCATACCATGCAGGCATGTCGAAAGTTTCCGCATCACCGCGCGGCACGTTTACCGGCGAGGTGCTGGCCAACGAGCAGGTTTGCGACGGCCATTACCGCCTGATCCTCGACGTGCCGCATTTTCCGCCCTCGCGGCCGGGGCAGTTCGTCCAGCTCCAGTGCCGATACCCCGGCGAGCGTGAAGGCGTCCACGTGGTCGAGTGGCCGCCGGGCCAAGCCCCCAAGTTCACGCAGGCGGAATTGACCGACCGCGAGCCTTTCTTGCGCCGCCCGCTGAGCCTGGCCGGCCGGCGCGACCACGCCCGCGGCGCCGTCGAGCTAGACATCCTGTACCGCATCAGCGGCACGGGCACGGCATGGCTGTCCGGCGTGACGCCGGGCAAGAGCCTCAGCGTGCTGGGCCCGCTGGGCAACGCGTTCCCGATCGACGCCGGCAAGCCCGCGGCCGCACTCATCGGCGGCGGCGTGGGGATTCCGCCGATGCTGTACCTGGCGGCCGCCCTGCAAGCGGCAGGCAAAAAGACCGTGGCCTTCAACGGCTCACGAAGTTCGTGCCTGCTGCCGCTGCGACTCTTGCCGGCAGGCAAAGTGCGGCCGGACGGTCTGCCGTCGCACTGCATTGCCGAGTTCGCGGCATGGGGCGTCGACGCGGGCGTGGCGACCGACGACGGATCCCTGGGCTTCGCCGGCCTGGTCAGCCGCCCGTTCGAGCAGTGGCTCGATCAACAGCCGCAGCCCGATCGCGACCTGGTCGTCTACACCTGCGGTCCCGAGCCGATGATGAAGGCCGTCGCTGAAATCTGCATCTCACGCAACATCCAATGTTATCTGTCACTCGAGCGTCACATGGCCTGCGGCATGGGCACGTGCCAATCCTGCGTGTGCAAGATCAAAGCCGACACTCCCCAAGGCTGGAGCTTCAAACTCTGCTGCACGGATGGACCCGTTTTCGACGCTCGCGCGGTAGTCTGGTAATTAGCCGCTGAGGTCGCTGGCGGGGCAAAAACTGGAATGATGGAATATTGGAATAGTGGAATAACAACCACAGCCAGTCGCGCAATTCGATTATTCCCATCATCGCGGGTGCCGTGGCGCGCAGGGCCGAAGGCCCGGAGAGCCACGATCCCGGACTCCTGCCAGCGCGGGCGACGGTCCACTCGCTCACGGTCGTGGCTGTCGGGCTTCGCCCTCCCGCCACGGCACCCGCCGCAAAACCCGTCGAGCAAGCTCGACCGCTAACTACCCTTGAGCACTGGTCGCGTCACAGGCCCTGTGGGGCGGGATGCCGACCTCGTTGTGGGTTGCATGGCGGCGGGGTTGATTGGGGCGGGGGGTTTCCAGTCGGCGGCGCTGATGCGTTCGATGGCGGCCTTGATGGCGGGGTCTTCGGGAATCGTGTTGTCGATCTTGAAGAGCTGGGCCTTTGTCGAGGCGATTTGCCAGCGGCCCTGGTCGTCCTGGCGCATCTCCATATCCACGCGGCCGAGGCGCTGGACATAGTCGCCGGTCTGGACGACCAGCACGTCGCGCCCGTCGGGGCCTTTAGATCGGGTGCCGCGGTCCATGCGGTTGTGGTCGTGTCCGCCGATGATCAGGTCGATTCCGGCGACCGAGCGGGCCAAGGCCAGGTCGCCCCAGGTGCCGATATGCGTGACAGCGACGACCACGTCGGCCTGCTTTCGCAGCAGCGGCACGATCTTGCGGGCCGTCTCGACGTCTCTTGCGACATCGATCTGCTTGCGGGTCTGCGCGTTCTCCTTAACCGTGCAGAGCCCAAAAAACGCCACGCGCAGCGGACCGGCCCGCTCGATGATGTACGGGCGCAGGAGACATGGGCCGTCTTTGGTCGTGACGTTGCTGGTGAGCATCGTGAAGCGGGCGTGGCCGGCGAACTTGCGGAGCATGGGCACGCCCATGTAGAAGTCGCCGTTGCCGGGGGTCATCACGTCGAATCCCATCTGGTCCAGCAGCAGAAAGTCGGCGATCCCCTGGCGGCGGGCGCTCAGGGCGTCGCCGCGGCTGGTGACGTCGCCGGCGTGGACTGCAAAGGTGCGCACGCTGTTGCCCGCGGCGCGCTGGCGGGAAATCAACGTGGCCAACCGCGCGTAGCCGCCGGTTTCTCCGTCGGCCCCATACGCCAGGATGCGCCCGTGCGTGTCGTTGATGTGCAGGAATGTCAGGGTGACGTTCTGCGTCGCGGGGCGGCTGGTAGCCGACAACGATGCATCCTGCCCGACGACCGGATGAAGATTGCAGGCAAGGCCCGCCGCCAGCGCCAGGCAGATCAGGGACAGCAGATATTTCTTGTCGTGCGTTCGCATAGGCATGATTTTATCAAACCCGCATGAAACCCCCTAATCCCTTGAAACGTTGTATAATAACGTGGCGGGAGGACTAAGCCCGACCGCCACGACCCCGGCGAAGAATGCGTGCCGGGAGTTCGGGGATCGTGGCTCTCCGGGCCTGTGGCCCTGCGCGCCACGGCACCCTTGGTACCTGCGGCCCTGCGCCACAGGACCTTGCTTTACCTGAGGACTTACTGGAATTGGTTGAACCTATTCGGAACGAACTATCCGTTCAGGCGGAGCGGGCGCTGCTGGTGGCGGTCATCCTGCCTGGAAGCACCGTGGACCCACTGGACCCGCTTGGGGAACTGCGAGCGCTGACGCGCACGGCAGGCGGAATCATCGCCGACGAGATCGTCGCCAAGCGGCACGTGATCCATCCGGGCCTCTATCTGGGCTCGGGCAAGGCCCAGCAGATCGCCGACCGGGCGCACCAGAACGAGATCGACGTGGTGATCTTCGACAACGATCTGTCCCCCGCGCAGATCCGCGACCTGGAGGAGATCATCGGCTGCAAGGTCATCGACCGAAGCGAGTTGATCCTGGACATCTTCGCCGCCCACGCTCGCACGAGCGAAAGCCGTCTGCAGGTCGAGCTCGCCCAGCTCGAATACACGTACCCCCGCCTGCGGCACATGTGGACGCACCTGGAGCGGACGGCCGGCGGGCAAGTCGCCAGCGGCGGCATCGGCACGCGAGGCCCCGGCGAAAAGCAGCTCGAGACCGACCGGCGCCTCGTGCAGAAACGCACGCAGCGGCTCAAGCAGGAACTCCAGCAGATCGACCGGCGCAAGGTGCGCGAGGTGCGCAGCCGCGGCGAGGCGTTCGGCATCTGCCTGGTCGGATACACCAACGCCGGAAAGAGCACGCTGATGAACGCCCTGACCGGCGCCGAGGTGCTGGTGGCCGACAAGCTCTTCGCCACGCTCGACACCCGCACGCGACAGTGGGACCTGGACCGCGGCCAGACCGCCCTGCTGTCGGACACCGTCGGTTTCGTGCGCGACCTGCCGCACCACCTGGTCGCCAGCTTCCGCGCGACGCTGGAAGAGGCCATCCACGCCAACCTGCTGCTGCACGTGGCCGACGCGTCCAACGAGCGGCTCGAGAACGAGATCGCGGCAGTCAACAAGGTGCTCGTCGATATCGGCTGCGCCGACAGCCGCCGCATCCTGGTCCTCAACAAGATCGACAAGATCATGGACCCGATCGTCCACATGGTGCTCAATCGCAAGTACCCCGAGGCGATCAAGATCTCGGCGGCCACGGGCAAAGGCGTCGAGCGGTTAATCGAAGAGGTGCGATACCGCGTCACCGGCGGCAACGTCAACGTGACGCTGCGAGCCAATTGCGGAAACGGAAAGCTGATGCACTACATCGGCCGCCACGCCGACGTTCAGTCGCAAACCTACGACGGTCAGACCGCCAGCATCACCGCCGTCATGCCGGCCGTGCGCCTGGAAGGCCTCGAAGAGTTCGGCGACGACGTCGAGATCGTCAACAGCAGCAATGGCGACCGATAGCCCCCTATGGAGTGCGGCAGCCTTAGCTGCCGCTTTGGTAGTTGTTAGGCCGCCGAAAAACTTCCAAAGCGGCAGCTAAGGCTGCCGCACTCCAAAGTCCCTTGCCTGAACGCTGCTTCTGTGCGAGCATGTTCCCTCTTATAAGGACAAACCGCAATGGCCACAGCAGACGGTGTTCATGCGATGGTGCCTCGCGAGAAGATGGATCTGGGCGCCCGGAAGCTGCGCGACGCGTACGCGATGGTGCCCGGCGCGCCGCTGTATAAGAAGGAGTTCGGGTACTACTGCCTGGACCGCTGGTTCAAGGAAGGCCTGGCCCCCGACGCCGATTTCGCCAAGGAGTTCGACTACGACCCGCCGGGGCTGACCGGCTTTGGCGGCCTGGGCTGGTGCGAGCCGGGCTACCTGCCCAATTTCGAAGAGAAAACTGTTGAGCAGCTCGACGAGTACGACATCGTGCGCGACTGGGCGGGGCGCACCGTCAAGTTCTTCAAAGGCCGCCGCAACGGGTTCATGCCCGAGTACATGGACTTCCCCGTCCACGACCGCAAGGACTGGGAAGAACTCTGCAAGCCACGCCTCGACCCGACGACCAGCGCCCGCTACGAAGGCCTGGGCGATCACATGCAGCGCATCACCCCGTGCATCGAGCGCGGGTGGATGGTCAATCAGAGCATCGCCGGGGCCGGCATGTACCTGCGGGCGATGTTTGGCGTGCAGAACATGATGCTGGCGTTCTACGACATGCCAGACGTCGTGCATGACATGATGGCCACGTGGCTCAAGCTCGCCGACGCGGTGACGGCAGCGCACCAGAAGCTGGCGACGTTCGACCAGCTCTTCATCGCCGAGGACATCTGCTACAACCACGGCCCGCTGGTGGGTCCCGACATCTTCAAGGAGTTCTGGTGGCCGTACTACCAGCAGCTCATCACCAACATCAAGTCGCGCCAGATCGACCAGACGCGCCACATGTACATCCAGATCGACACCGACGGCGACTGCCGCCCGACGATTCCGTGGTATATGGAAGAGATCGGCATGGACGTGATGAGCCCGTTCGAAGTCGCCAGCGGCTGCGACGTAGTCGAGCAGTCCAGGCAATACCCGAACCTGGTGATGACCGGCGGCATTGACAAACGCGTGATCGCCCTGGGCCCGCCGGCGATCGACAAGTACCTCGAGCGCGTGATCCCACCCATGCGCGAGAGAGGCGGATACATTCCCACCAGCGACCACGGCGTACCCGAGGAATGCTCGCTGGAGAATTATCGATACTATCGCAAACGCATTGTAGAGCTCGGCGGGAACTGAACTCGGGAATGTCGCTGATATACCCGCACGTAATCGATCTCGTACTTCTGCGGCAGGATGCTGTCGTCGATCTTGCCGCCCCAGGTTCCGCCTAACGCCAGGTTCAGGATCAGGTAGTGATCCTGGCGGAAAGCGTTGCCGGTTGGCAGGTCGGCTTGGGGGACTTTGTAGGTGAAGTACTTCGTGCCGTCGAAGTAGAAGTCGATCGTGTCGGCCGTCCACTCTATGGCGTAGATGTGAAAATCCTTCCAGGGCTCGGCGGCCTTGAGGCTGTGGCCTAGGCTGGCGTGCTTGCCGTCGGTGTTGGCCCAGTGGACCGTGCCATGCACTTTGTCCGGCGTGTGGCCGACAAATTCCATGATGTCGATCTCGCCGCAGCGCGGCCAACCGATCTTGCGGATGTTCGTGCCCAGGGTCCAGATCGCCGGCCAGACGCCTTTGCCCTGCGGCAGTTTGGCCCGCACTTCGATGCGGCCGTACGTCCACGAAACCTTGCCTTGCGTGGTGATGCTGGCCGAGGTGTAGTCCGCGGTCTTTCCGTCTTTCTGAAAACGTTCGTTGCGGCCTTCAATGATCAGCACGCCGCCTTCGACGCGGACGTTCTCTTTGCGGGCTCGCGTGTAATACTGCTTCTCCTGGTTGCGGACGAAACCGGTCTCGTAGGTCCACTTCTTCGGGTCGGGCAAGCCCTCGTCGCCGAACTCGTCGGCCCAGACCAACTCCCATCCCGCGCGCTGGGCCGCCGGGGCGGTGGCAGAGGCGCCGGG is part of the Planctomycetaceae bacterium genome and encodes:
- a CDS encoding uroporphyrinogen decarboxylase family protein; the encoded protein is MATADGVHAMVPREKMDLGARKLRDAYAMVPGAPLYKKEFGYYCLDRWFKEGLAPDADFAKEFDYDPPGLTGFGGLGWCEPGYLPNFEEKTVEQLDEYDIVRDWAGRTVKFFKGRRNGFMPEYMDFPVHDRKDWEELCKPRLDPTTSARYEGLGDHMQRITPCIERGWMVNQSIAGAGMYLRAMFGVQNMMLAFYDMPDVVHDMMATWLKLADAVTAAHQKLATFDQLFIAEDICYNHGPLVGPDIFKEFWWPYYQQLITNIKSRQIDQTRHMYIQIDTDGDCRPTIPWYMEEIGMDVMSPFEVASGCDVVEQSRQYPNLVMTGGIDKRVIALGPPAIDKYLERVIPPMRERGGYIPTSDHGVPEECSLENYRYYRKRIVELGGN
- a CDS encoding glycoside hydrolase family 16 protein, with the protein product MKPAIIAAAATLSAAIAFSAFAFYSPSIAQEKAPPGASATAPAAQRAGWELVWADEFGDEGLPDPKKWTYETGFVRNQEKQYYTRARKENVRVEGGVLIIEGRNERFQKDGKTADYTSASITTQGKVSWTYGRIEVRAKLPQGKGVWPAIWTLGTNIRKIGWPRCGEIDIMEFVGHTPDKVHGTVHWANTDGKHASLGHSLKAAEPWKDFHIYAIEWTADTIDFYFDGTKYFTYKVPQADLPTGNAFRQDHYLILNLALGGTWGGKIDDSILPQKYEIDYVRVYQRHSRVQFPPSSTMRLR
- a CDS encoding dihydroorotate dehydrogenase electron transfer subunit, coding for MSKVSASPRGTFTGEVLANEQVCDGHYRLILDVPHFPPSRPGQFVQLQCRYPGEREGVHVVEWPPGQAPKFTQAELTDREPFLRRPLSLAGRRDHARGAVELDILYRISGTGTAWLSGVTPGKSLSVLGPLGNAFPIDAGKPAAALIGGGVGIPPMLYLAAALQAAGKKTVAFNGSRSSCLLPLRLLPAGKVRPDGLPSHCIAEFAAWGVDAGVATDDGSLGFAGLVSRPFEQWLDQQPQPDRDLVVYTCGPEPMMKAVAEICISRNIQCYLSLERHMACGMGTCQSCVCKIKADTPQGWSFKLCCTDGPVFDARAVVW
- the hflX gene encoding GTPase HflX, with the protein product MVEPIRNELSVQAERALLVAVILPGSTVDPLDPLGELRALTRTAGGIIADEIVAKRHVIHPGLYLGSGKAQQIADRAHQNEIDVVIFDNDLSPAQIRDLEEIIGCKVIDRSELILDIFAAHARTSESRLQVELAQLEYTYPRLRHMWTHLERTAGGQVASGGIGTRGPGEKQLETDRRLVQKRTQRLKQELQQIDRRKVREVRSRGEAFGICLVGYTNAGKSTLMNALTGAEVLVADKLFATLDTRTRQWDLDRGQTALLSDTVGFVRDLPHHLVASFRATLEEAIHANLLLHVADASNERLENEIAAVNKVLVDIGCADSRRILVLNKIDKIMDPIVHMVLNRKYPEAIKISAATGKGVERLIEEVRYRVTGGNVNVTLRANCGNGKLMHYIGRHADVQSQTYDGQTASITAVMPAVRLEGLEEFGDDVEIVNSSNGDR
- a CDS encoding metallophosphoesterase, coding for MPMRTHDKKYLLSLICLALAAGLACNLHPVVGQDASLSATSRPATQNVTLTFLHINDTHGRILAYGADGETGGYARLATLISRQRAAGNSVRTFAVHAGDVTSRGDALSARRQGIADFLLLDQMGFDVMTPGNGDFYMGVPMLRKFAGHARFTMLTSNVTTKDGPCLLRPYIIERAGPLRVAFFGLCTVKENAQTRKQIDVARDVETARKIVPLLRKQADVVVAVTHIGTWGDLALARSVAGIDLIIGGHDHNRMDRGTRSKGPDGRDVLVVQTGDYVQRLGRVDMEMRQDDQGRWQIASTKAQLFKIDNTIPEDPAIKAAIERISAADWKPPAPINPAAMQPTTRSASRPTGPVTRPVLKGS